One genomic segment of Alicycliphilus denitrificans K601 includes these proteins:
- a CDS encoding aconitase family protein, with product MATDVSPSCGAAPAALRFNPRMLFLSRSPAPIHAALRGEPVALAAALPLRDDVSTDEITPIAILTHYDEKLGRYPYTGLQVQGQRPVAPGALARSGIEVVVAGKRYGKGSSREHSPAAERLAGVRLVIAESFERIYRQNADNIGLLTSTDMGLVQRIAAGEAIALEELLVGRDALAAAIVRSGGLLRFGQACLRGMRPAPVPTAPAAPGPRTLFEKIVARHALATAFTPAHPAAGEGAFVRADWRFIHEYYTGMAAHMLHASLGRPLALRDPASIVVFEDHTSYVEESPAHVRGGLVPDVRRMVDAQRRFVADHGLRCHRTLTEAEAARDDGSNVAGISHAMVTERYALPGQLVVGTDSHTPHSGALGCAAFGVGTTDMANAFVTGAVRMTLPASLRVELDGRLAPGVTAKDVALHLLALPFIREGGGVGKVFEFAGAAIAAMSTDERATLTNMTAELGGFTGIVAPDAETVRFLRERRGVDFAPESWMRSDPGAHYAHVIRVDCAQVGPMVAAPGDPGNGQPLARLARPVRIDIAYGGSCTAGKREDFDHYHAVLRWAADRGLRVAPGVALYLQFGTTAVRDHCAAAGYLDAFERVGARILQPSCGACGNCGPGGSSDPGQVTVSAINRNFPGRGGPGSVWLASPPTVAASAIAGEILSFEELQARHA from the coding sequence ATGGCTACCGACGTGTCCCCCTCTTGCGGCGCCGCCCCGGCCGCGCTGCGCTTCAACCCGCGCATGCTGTTCCTGAGCCGGTCGCCCGCGCCCATACACGCCGCGCTGCGCGGCGAGCCTGTGGCGCTGGCCGCAGCCCTGCCGCTGCGCGACGACGTGTCCACGGACGAGATCACGCCGATCGCCATCCTCACGCACTACGACGAGAAGCTGGGCCGCTACCCCTACACGGGCCTGCAGGTCCAGGGGCAGCGGCCGGTCGCGCCAGGGGCGCTCGCGCGCTCGGGCATCGAGGTGGTGGTGGCGGGCAAGCGCTACGGCAAGGGCTCGTCGCGCGAGCACAGCCCGGCGGCGGAACGGCTGGCCGGCGTGCGCCTGGTCATCGCCGAGAGCTTCGAGCGCATCTACCGACAGAACGCCGACAACATCGGCCTGCTGACCTCCACCGATATGGGCCTGGTGCAGCGCATCGCGGCCGGCGAGGCCATTGCGCTGGAGGAGCTGCTGGTCGGGCGCGACGCGCTGGCCGCGGCCATCGTGCGCAGCGGCGGGCTGCTGCGCTTCGGTCAGGCGTGCCTGCGCGGCATGCGGCCGGCCCCTGTGCCGACTGCTCCGGCCGCGCCGGGGCCGCGGACGCTGTTCGAGAAGATCGTCGCGCGCCATGCGCTGGCCACGGCGTTCACTCCGGCCCACCCGGCGGCGGGCGAGGGCGCCTTCGTGCGCGCGGACTGGCGCTTCATCCACGAGTACTACACCGGCATGGCGGCGCACATGCTGCATGCGAGCCTCGGCCGGCCGCTGGCGCTGCGCGACCCGGCCTCCATCGTAGTCTTCGAGGACCACACCTCGTACGTGGAGGAGAGCCCGGCGCACGTGCGCGGCGGGCTGGTGCCCGACGTGCGCCGCATGGTCGATGCGCAGCGCCGCTTCGTGGCCGACCATGGCCTGCGCTGCCACCGCACGCTGACCGAGGCCGAGGCGGCGCGTGACGACGGCAGCAACGTGGCCGGCATCTCCCACGCCATGGTGACCGAGCGCTACGCCCTGCCGGGCCAGCTGGTGGTGGGCACCGACTCGCACACGCCGCACAGCGGCGCCCTGGGCTGCGCGGCCTTCGGCGTGGGCACCACCGACATGGCCAACGCCTTCGTCACGGGCGCCGTGCGCATGACGCTGCCCGCGTCGCTGCGCGTCGAGCTCGATGGCCGCCTGGCCCCGGGCGTCACGGCCAAGGACGTGGCCCTGCACCTGCTGGCGCTGCCCTTCATCCGCGAGGGCGGCGGCGTCGGCAAGGTGTTCGAGTTCGCGGGCGCGGCCATCGCCGCCATGTCCACCGACGAGCGCGCCACCCTGACCAACATGACGGCGGAGCTGGGCGGCTTCACGGGCATCGTGGCGCCGGACGCGGAGACGGTGCGCTTCCTGCGCGAGCGCCGCGGCGTGGACTTCGCGCCAGAGTCCTGGATGCGCAGCGACCCCGGCGCCCATTACGCGCACGTGATCCGCGTGGACTGCGCGCAGGTCGGGCCCATGGTCGCGGCGCCCGGCGACCCGGGTAACGGCCAGCCCCTGGCCCGGCTGGCGCGGCCCGTGCGCATCGACATCGCCTACGGCGGCTCCTGCACCGCGGGCAAGCGCGAGGACTTCGACCACTACCACGCGGTGCTGCGCTGGGCCGCCGACCGCGGGCTGCGCGTGGCGCCAGGCGTGGCGCTGTACCTGCAGTTCGGCACCACGGCGGTGCGCGACCACTGCGCGGCCGCCGGCTATCTGGACGCCTTCGAGCGCGTGGGCGCACGCATCCTGCAGCCCTCCTGCGGCGCCTGCGGCAACTGCGGACCAGGCGGCTCCAGCGATCCGGGGCAGGTCACGGTGAGCGCCATCAACCGCAACTTCCCCGGCCGGGGCGGCCCTGGCAGCGTCTGGCTGGCCAGCCCGCCGACGGTGGCGGCCAGCGCCATCGCGGGCGAGATCCTGTCCTTCGAGGAGCTGCAGGCGCGCCACGCCTGA
- a CDS encoding ABC transporter ATP-binding protein, whose amino-acid sequence MPGTSPVVDIRGLATVFGKGDAAFTVHDDLQLAVDRGEILSLVGGSGTGKTVLLRHILGLTRPTRGSVTVLGRPAAELGGEGASSRVGMLFQQGALFSAFSVLDNIAFALRELGTLPHALVDAAAMVKLRLVGLKPEHATRMPADLSGGMVKRVALARALIMDPPLLLLDEPTAGLDPNSSDEFCGLLRELHAALGLTVIMVTHDLDTLFALSTRVAVLADRHVITSGTPQQVARFDHPFVDHFFRGERGRRAMAQPPAAAPASKEA is encoded by the coding sequence ATGCCCGGCACCTCCCCCGTCGTCGACATCCGCGGCCTGGCCACCGTCTTCGGCAAGGGCGACGCCGCCTTCACCGTGCACGACGACCTGCAGCTGGCCGTGGACCGCGGCGAGATCCTCTCGCTCGTGGGCGGCTCGGGCACGGGCAAGACGGTGCTGCTGCGCCACATCCTGGGCCTGACGCGGCCCACGCGCGGCAGCGTCACGGTGCTCGGCCGGCCGGCGGCCGAGCTCGGCGGCGAGGGCGCGAGCAGCCGCGTGGGCATGCTGTTCCAGCAGGGGGCGCTGTTCTCGGCCTTCAGCGTGCTCGACAACATCGCCTTCGCGCTCCGGGAGCTGGGCACGCTGCCGCACGCGCTCGTGGATGCCGCCGCCATGGTCAAGCTGCGCCTGGTGGGCCTCAAACCCGAGCACGCCACGCGCATGCCCGCCGACCTGTCCGGCGGCATGGTCAAGCGCGTGGCCCTGGCGCGCGCGCTCATCATGGACCCGCCGCTGCTGCTGCTCGACGAGCCCACGGCGGGGCTGGACCCGAACAGCTCGGACGAGTTCTGCGGCCTGCTGCGCGAGCTGCATGCGGCCCTGGGCCTCACCGTGATCATGGTCACGCACGATCTGGACACGCTGTTCGCCCTGTCCACGCGCGTGGCCGTGCTCGCCGACCGGCACGTCATCACCAGCGGCACGCCGCAGCAGGTGGCGCGGTTCGACCACCCCTTCGTCGACCACTTTTTCCGCGGGGAACGCGGCCGCCGCGCCATGGCGCAGCCGCCCGCCGCCGCCCCCGCGTCCAAGGAAGCCTGA
- a CDS encoding ABC-type transport auxiliary lipoprotein family protein, which produces MKTIETIAVCACWKGARAVFCMMLAALAAGCSVLPAPPVRADVYDFGPGPMQPAGDAQAAVPLAPIVLAAVDTVGMPEGSSALLYRLAYANVQQLRPYTQARWSQPPADLLAQALRERLGQRRMVLSGDGGAALQLDQIRQASVLRVQLEEFSQIFSTPDASTGLVRVRAMLADAGPAGEALQAQRVFIARRPAATSDAAGGARALAEAAAQVADELAHWVQQQGR; this is translated from the coding sequence ATGAAGACTATCGAAACAATAGCTGTCTGCGCTTGCTGGAAGGGCGCCAGGGCCGTTTTTTGCATGATGCTCGCGGCCCTGGCCGCGGGCTGCTCCGTGCTGCCCGCGCCGCCCGTGCGCGCCGACGTGTACGACTTCGGCCCCGGCCCCATGCAGCCCGCGGGCGACGCGCAGGCCGCCGTGCCGCTCGCCCCCATCGTGCTGGCAGCCGTGGACACCGTGGGCATGCCCGAGGGCAGTTCCGCCCTGCTGTACCGCCTGGCCTATGCCAACGTCCAGCAGCTGCGCCCCTACACCCAGGCGCGTTGGAGCCAGCCCCCCGCCGACCTGCTGGCCCAGGCGCTGCGCGAGCGCCTGGGCCAGCGCCGCATGGTGCTCTCGGGCGATGGCGGCGCGGCCCTGCAGCTCGACCAGATCCGCCAGGCCAGCGTGCTGCGCGTGCAGCTCGAAGAGTTCAGCCAGATCTTCAGCACCCCCGATGCCAGCACCGGCCTGGTGCGCGTGCGCGCCATGCTGGCGGACGCCGGCCCTGCCGGCGAGGCGCTGCAGGCCCAGCGCGTGTTCATCGCCAGGCGCCCGGCCGCCACGTCCGACGCGGCAGGCGGCGCCCGAGCCCTGGCCGAGGCCGCGGCGCAGGTGGCCGACGAACTCGCTCACTGGGTGCAGCAGCAGGGCCGCTGA
- a CDS encoding GMC family oxidoreductase produces the protein MSDTTFDYIIIGGGTAGALLANRLSADPRSRVLLVEAGRKDDYHWIHIPVGYLYCIGNPRTDWLYQTEPDAGLNGRSLRYPRGKTLGGCSSINGMIYMRGQARDYDQWAQITGDDAWRWDNVLPAFRRHEDHWRLDRPGNADEAFERLHGNKRTGSTGEWRVDRQRLRWDILDAFAQAAQQAGIPATDDFNRGTNEGVGYFEVNQKNGWRWNTAKAFLRPTCYGRPNFELWTSAQATRLALERQPDGRLRCTGVQAWTGDEMVTAHAQRELILCAGAVNSPQLLQLSGIGPGALLKQHGIDVVLDLPGVGANLQDHLQIRAVYKVQNTPTLNQMAASLAGKAKIGLEYLLKRSGPMSMAPSQLGAFTRSRPDLPYPNLEYHVQPLSLEAFGEPLHGFPAFTASVCNLNPTSRGSVNIKSPDFRAAPAIAPNYLSTPEDRQVAADSLRLTRRIVAQPALAPYRPEEYKPGPQYQSDEELARLAGDIATTIFHPVGTTRMGHVDDPQAVLDPQMRVRDGRGGVVAGLRVVDAGAMPTITSGNTNSPTLMMAEMAAQWIRSAA, from the coding sequence ATGAGCGACACCACATTCGACTACATCATCATTGGCGGCGGCACCGCCGGCGCCCTGCTGGCCAACCGCCTGAGCGCGGATCCCCGCAGCCGCGTGCTGCTCGTGGAGGCCGGCCGCAAGGACGACTACCACTGGATCCACATCCCCGTAGGCTACCTGTACTGCATAGGCAACCCGCGCACCGACTGGCTCTACCAGACCGAGCCCGACGCGGGCCTGAACGGCCGCAGCCTGCGCTACCCGCGCGGCAAGACGCTGGGCGGCTGCAGCAGCATCAACGGCATGATCTACATGCGCGGCCAGGCGCGCGACTACGACCAGTGGGCACAGATCACCGGCGACGACGCCTGGCGCTGGGACAACGTGCTGCCCGCCTTCCGCCGCCACGAGGACCACTGGCGCCTGGACCGACCCGGCAACGCGGACGAAGCCTTCGAGCGCCTGCACGGCAACAAACGCACGGGCAGCACGGGCGAATGGCGCGTGGACAGGCAGCGCCTGCGCTGGGACATCCTGGACGCCTTCGCCCAGGCCGCGCAGCAGGCCGGCATCCCCGCCACCGACGATTTCAACCGCGGCACCAACGAGGGCGTGGGCTACTTCGAGGTCAACCAGAAGAACGGCTGGCGCTGGAACACGGCCAAGGCCTTCCTGCGCCCCACTTGCTACGGGCGGCCGAACTTCGAGTTGTGGACCTCTGCCCAGGCCACGCGGTTGGCTCTGGAACGCCAGCCGGACGGCCGCCTGCGCTGCACCGGCGTGCAGGCGTGGACGGGCGACGAAATGGTCACGGCCCATGCGCAGCGGGAGCTCATCCTCTGCGCCGGCGCCGTCAACTCGCCGCAGCTGCTGCAGCTGTCGGGCATAGGCCCCGGGGCACTGCTCAAGCAGCACGGCATCGACGTGGTGCTCGACCTGCCCGGCGTGGGAGCCAACCTGCAGGACCACCTGCAGATCCGCGCCGTGTACAAGGTCCAGAACACGCCGACCCTGAACCAGATGGCCGCCAGCCTGGCGGGCAAGGCGAAGATCGGCCTGGAATACCTGCTCAAGCGCAGCGGGCCCATGAGCATGGCGCCCTCGCAGCTCGGCGCCTTCACGCGCAGCCGGCCCGACCTGCCCTACCCCAACCTCGAGTACCACGTGCAGCCCCTGTCACTCGAAGCCTTCGGCGAGCCGCTGCACGGCTTCCCGGCCTTCACGGCCAGCGTCTGCAACCTGAACCCCACGAGCCGCGGCAGCGTCAACATCAAGAGCCCGGACTTCCGCGCCGCGCCGGCCATCGCGCCCAACTACCTCTCGACCCCCGAGGACCGCCAGGTGGCCGCCGACAGCCTGCGCCTCACGCGCCGCATCGTGGCCCAGCCGGCGCTGGCCCCCTACCGGCCCGAGGAATACAAGCCCGGCCCGCAGTACCAGAGCGACGAGGAACTGGCGCGGCTGGCCGGCGACATCGCCACCACCATCTTCCACCCCGTGGGCACTACGCGCATGGGGCACGTGGACGATCCGCAGGCCGTGCTCGACCCGCAGATGCGCGTGCGCGACGGCCGGGGCGGCGTCGTGGCCGGGCTGCGCGTGGTGGACGCGGGCGCCATGCCCACCATCACCAGCGGCAACACCAACTCGCCCACGCTGATGATGGCGGAGATGGCGGCGCAGTGGATACGCTCCGCCGCATGA
- a CDS encoding MlaE family ABC transporter permease has protein sequence MSALTPPSVVQDGTATPRALPQGDWVAAAFADRRAWRRLAAQLKACGPGHAWSLQGLARLDHVGAQVLWNHWGRAWPAQVDLSAAQREMLERVARFSTPCAPAPPWRLADQIDRLGVLVLRALGHLADMVELVGQLLLDLLRLVRNPARAPWRDISGHVYQMGAKALHITALVGFLIGVVLAYLMSLQLRQFGAEAFIVNILGISLIRELGPMLGAILVAGRSGSAITAQIGVMRVTEELDAMRVMGIAHGFRLVMPRALALGLAMPLIALWTTLAALAGGMLAADLTMGISSAYFLQALPAAVKVSNLWLAMAKSVVFGVFIALIGCHWGLRVKPNTQSLGEGTTASVVSAITMVIVVDALFAVAFKNLGF, from the coding sequence ATGTCCGCCCTCACTCCGCCATCGGTCGTGCAAGACGGCACCGCCACGCCCCGCGCGCTGCCGCAGGGGGACTGGGTGGCAGCGGCCTTTGCCGACCGGCGGGCCTGGCGGCGCCTGGCGGCGCAGCTCAAGGCCTGCGGCCCGGGCCATGCCTGGAGCCTGCAGGGGCTGGCGCGGCTGGACCACGTGGGCGCGCAGGTGCTGTGGAACCACTGGGGCCGGGCCTGGCCGGCGCAGGTCGACCTGAGCGCGGCACAGCGCGAGATGCTCGAACGCGTGGCGCGCTTTTCCACGCCCTGCGCGCCCGCGCCGCCCTGGCGCCTGGCCGACCAGATCGACCGCCTGGGCGTGCTGGTGCTGCGTGCGCTCGGCCATCTGGCCGACATGGTGGAGCTGGTGGGCCAGCTGCTGCTGGACCTGCTGCGGCTCGTGCGCAACCCGGCGCGCGCGCCCTGGCGCGACATCTCGGGCCACGTGTACCAGATGGGCGCCAAGGCGCTGCACATCACGGCCCTGGTGGGCTTCCTGATCGGCGTGGTGCTGGCCTACCTGATGAGCCTGCAGCTGCGCCAGTTCGGCGCCGAGGCCTTCATCGTCAACATCCTCGGCATCTCGCTGATCCGCGAGCTCGGGCCCATGCTCGGGGCGATTTTGGTGGCGGGGCGCTCGGGTTCGGCCATCACGGCGCAGATCGGCGTGATGCGCGTGACCGAGGAGCTCGACGCCATGCGCGTCATGGGCATCGCGCACGGCTTTCGCCTGGTGATGCCGCGCGCGCTGGCGCTGGGCCTGGCCATGCCGCTGATCGCGCTGTGGACCACGCTGGCGGCACTGGCCGGCGGCATGCTGGCGGCGGACCTGACCATGGGCATCTCGTCGGCCTATTTCCTGCAGGCGCTGCCGGCGGCGGTGAAGGTCTCCAACCTGTGGCTGGCCATGGCCAAGTCGGTGGTGTTCGGCGTGTTCATCGCGCTCATCGGCTGCCACTGGGGGCTGCGCGTCAAGCCCAACACCCAGAGCCTGGGCGAGGGCACCACGGCCTCGGTGGTCAGCGCCATCACCATGGTCATCGTGGTGGACGCGCTGTTCGCCGTGGCCTTCAAGAACTTGGGGTTCTGA
- a CDS encoding MlaD family protein, with protein MENKSHALAAGIFVIVVAALLAGLGMWLTRDQTAYQIYELSSKDSVSGLQPQAPVRYKGVAVGKVTRIGFDPEAPGNVLIRIAVNTTAPISTTTFATLGYQGVTGLAHVQLDDADAPLPQPAPGASGLPRLPLQTSTFSQVAEQGPAIMAQVQQATERINTLLGDENQQRFATALQQLGAAAGSIDQLVRHLDNTVSTRLDPALAGVPALTQDAQQTLHALRQAGSSAAGAADEVRQAVRALNAEGGALAEIASGAKSLTTAADRFGRVTLPSLNRAADETARAARRLGRTATGINDNPQSLIYGPGRAAAAPGEPGFVAPPNQP; from the coding sequence ATGGAAAACAAGTCCCACGCCCTGGCTGCGGGCATCTTCGTGATCGTCGTGGCGGCGCTGCTGGCCGGCCTCGGCATGTGGCTCACGCGCGACCAGACCGCCTACCAAATCTACGAGCTGTCGAGCAAGGACAGCGTGAGCGGCCTGCAGCCCCAGGCGCCCGTGCGCTACAAGGGCGTGGCCGTGGGCAAGGTCACGCGGATCGGCTTCGACCCCGAAGCACCGGGCAACGTGCTGATCCGCATCGCCGTCAACACCACGGCCCCCATCAGCACCACCACGTTCGCCACGCTGGGCTACCAGGGCGTCACGGGCCTGGCCCACGTGCAGCTCGACGACGCCGACGCGCCCCTGCCCCAGCCCGCGCCCGGCGCCAGCGGCCTGCCGCGCCTGCCGCTGCAGACCTCCACGTTCAGCCAGGTGGCCGAGCAGGGGCCGGCCATCATGGCCCAGGTGCAGCAGGCCACGGAGCGCATCAACACGCTGCTGGGCGACGAGAACCAGCAGCGCTTCGCCACGGCGCTGCAGCAGCTGGGCGCGGCCGCGGGCAGCATCGACCAATTGGTCCGGCACCTGGACAACACGGTGAGCACGCGGCTCGACCCGGCGCTCGCCGGCGTGCCCGCGCTGACGCAGGACGCGCAGCAGACCCTGCATGCGCTGCGCCAGGCCGGCAGCAGCGCCGCCGGCGCGGCCGACGAGGTGCGCCAGGCGGTGCGCGCGCTCAATGCCGAGGGTGGTGCCCTGGCCGAGATCGCCAGCGGCGCCAAGTCGCTCACGACGGCGGCCGACCGCTTCGGGCGCGTCACGCTGCCGAGCCTGAACCGCGCCGCCGACGAGACCGCGCGCGCCGCGCGCCGCCTGGGCCGCACCGCCACGGGCATCAACGACAACCCGCAGTCGCTCATCTACGGCCCGGGCCGCGCCGCGGCCGCGCCGGGCGAGCCCGGATTCGTCGCGCCGCCCAACCAGCCTTGA
- a CDS encoding MarC family protein, which yields MDLKPLITLLAIVNPLAIVPFFIHYTNGFSAAQRRRTIQVAAFSAFCVIAACALVGLQILDFFNISLQSFQVGGGLLLLISAMNMLNAQPAEAKPHTNELEAGAQKAAQGSSIAVVPLTIPLLTGPAAMSTVVIYADRAQTLWQHLALVGYGVVVGAATALCFALAEPIERALGKTGINVMTRLMGLILAALSVEVMADGLSKLFPILAAR from the coding sequence ATGGACCTGAAGCCGCTCATCACGCTGCTGGCCATCGTGAACCCGCTGGCCATCGTGCCGTTCTTCATCCACTACACCAACGGCTTCAGCGCCGCGCAGCGCCGGCGCACCATCCAGGTGGCAGCCTTCAGCGCGTTCTGCGTGATCGCGGCCTGCGCGCTCGTGGGGCTGCAGATCCTGGACTTCTTCAACATCTCGCTGCAGAGCTTCCAGGTGGGCGGCGGCCTGCTGCTGCTCATCAGCGCCATGAACATGCTGAACGCCCAGCCGGCCGAGGCCAAGCCCCACACGAACGAACTGGAGGCCGGCGCGCAAAAGGCGGCCCAGGGCTCCAGCATCGCCGTCGTGCCGCTGACCATTCCGCTGCTCACGGGGCCGGCGGCCATGTCCACGGTGGTGATCTATGCCGACCGCGCCCAGACCCTTTGGCAGCACCTGGCCCTTGTGGGCTACGGCGTGGTGGTGGGCGCGGCCACGGCGCTGTGCTTCGCGCTGGCCGAGCCCATAGAGCGCGCGCTCGGCAAGACCGGCATCAACGTCATGACGCGGCTCATGGGCCTGATCCTGGCGGCGCTGTCCGTGGAGGTCATGGCCGACGGGTTGAGCAAGCTGTTTCCCATCCTGGCCGCGCGCTGA
- a CDS encoding Bug family tripartite tricarboxylate transporter substrate binding protein, with translation MQTFPLTRRAALACMAASAFVLAPPGAAAQFAASDKPVRMVVPLAPGSTVDAVARALGPGLGRALGRPMVVENVAGAGGIPGTGQVVKAPKDGSVLGMVSSNHVINPGIYKSIPYDSLKDITPIAVLATVPLVLVVHPSVPVKTVGELLAYARARPGTLNLGSAGNGSTLHLAGELLVSETGIDIRHVPYRGTGPLVTDLMGGQVQMGFVSVSQVAAQVKAGTLRALAVSTRQRSASLPDVPTMAEAGVPNYGFDAWIALIGPAGMPRPVVDGYAAAVRSAMASPEAHAAIVGQGLSVLDIGPDAAPAFFQSELHKHQKLVKQSGATLD, from the coding sequence ATGCAAACCTTTCCCCTCACACGGCGGGCCGCCCTGGCCTGCATGGCCGCCAGCGCCTTCGTGCTGGCCCCGCCGGGCGCCGCGGCGCAGTTCGCTGCATCGGACAAGCCCGTGCGCATGGTCGTTCCGCTTGCGCCCGGATCGACCGTGGACGCGGTGGCCCGCGCCCTGGGCCCGGGCCTGGGCCGTGCGCTGGGCCGCCCCATGGTGGTCGAGAACGTCGCCGGCGCCGGCGGCATTCCCGGCACCGGCCAGGTGGTGAAGGCGCCCAAGGACGGCTCGGTGCTGGGCATGGTCTCGTCCAACCACGTGATCAACCCCGGCATCTACAAGTCCATCCCCTACGACAGCCTCAAGGACATCACGCCAATCGCCGTGCTGGCCACGGTGCCGCTGGTGCTCGTGGTCCACCCCTCTGTGCCCGTGAAGACCGTGGGCGAGCTGCTGGCCTATGCCAGGGCGCGGCCGGGTACGCTGAACCTGGGGTCCGCGGGCAACGGCAGCACGCTGCACCTGGCCGGCGAGCTGCTGGTGAGCGAGACCGGCATCGACATCCGGCACGTGCCCTACCGCGGCACGGGCCCGCTGGTCACCGACCTCATGGGCGGGCAGGTGCAGATGGGCTTCGTGTCGGTATCGCAGGTGGCGGCGCAGGTCAAGGCAGGCACCCTGCGGGCGCTGGCCGTGAGCACGCGCCAGCGCTCGGCCAGCCTGCCCGACGTGCCGACCATGGCGGAGGCGGGCGTGCCCAACTACGGCTTCGACGCCTGGATCGCGCTCATCGGCCCCGCCGGCATGCCCAGGCCCGTGGTGGACGGCTACGCCGCCGCCGTGCGCAGCGCCATGGCATCGCCCGAGGCGCATGCCGCCATCGTGGGCCAGGGGCTCTCGGTGCTGGACATCGGGCCGGATGCCGCGCCCGCCTTCTTTCAGTCCGAGCTGCACAAGCACCAGAAACTGGTGAAGCAGTCCGGCGCCACGCTGGATTGA
- a CDS encoding LysR substrate-binding domain-containing protein yields MGESGPLPHSPSPSVARRIDPYSLRLFVATAQAGSIVRAAQQEHIAASALGRRLSDLEHAFGTPLLVRSPRGIALTDAGRLVLARGRKIDDDLQALVREVQTEGDEVRGTVRLYANMSSVVGFLPERLKRFMAAYPQVAVSLHEEDTQQVVRACLDDRADVGVGAQMAVPAGLDAWHFAQDPLHVVMPAGHPLAAQAAVGFGQVLGHALIGVRQGGALDRTMHERAQALGQRFAPAVSVGSFDAVCRMVEAGLGIALIPRSAAAAYAGSATFALRPLDEPWAARSLHLYALHRSPQPRAVQALLDCLRG; encoded by the coding sequence ATGGGAGAATCGGGGCCGCTCCCCCATTCCCCATCCCCTTCCGTGGCACGCCGCATCGACCCCTACAGCCTGCGCCTGTTCGTGGCCACCGCACAGGCCGGCTCCATCGTGCGCGCGGCTCAGCAGGAGCACATCGCCGCCTCGGCGCTGGGCCGGCGCCTGTCCGACCTGGAGCACGCCTTCGGCACGCCGCTGCTGGTGCGGTCGCCGCGCGGCATCGCGCTGACCGATGCCGGGCGGCTGGTGCTGGCGCGCGGGCGCAAGATCGACGACGACCTGCAGGCGCTGGTGCGCGAGGTGCAGACCGAGGGTGACGAGGTGCGCGGCACCGTGCGGCTGTACGCCAACATGTCCTCCGTCGTCGGCTTCCTGCCGGAGCGGCTCAAGCGCTTCATGGCCGCCTACCCGCAGGTGGCGGTCTCCCTGCACGAGGAGGACACACAGCAGGTGGTCCGCGCCTGCCTGGACGACCGGGCGGATGTGGGCGTGGGGGCGCAGATGGCGGTACCCGCGGGCCTGGATGCCTGGCATTTCGCGCAGGATCCCCTGCACGTGGTCATGCCCGCTGGCCATCCCCTGGCGGCGCAGGCTGCTGTGGGCTTCGGCCAGGTCCTGGGGCATGCGCTGATCGGCGTGCGCCAGGGCGGGGCGCTGGACCGGACCATGCATGAGCGCGCCCAGGCGCTGGGCCAGCGCTTCGCGCCGGCGGTCTCGGTCGGCAGCTTCGACGCGGTATGCCGCATGGTGGAGGCGGGCCTGGGCATCGCGCTGATACCGCGCAGCGCGGCGGCGGCCTATGCGGGCAGCGCCACCTTCGCGCTGCGCCCGCTGGACGAGCCCTGGGCCGCGCGCAGCCTGCATCTGTACGCGCTGCACCGCTCGCCCCAGCCGCGCGCGGTCCAGGCGCTGCTGGACTGCCTGCGCGGGTAA
- a CDS encoding regulator of ribonuclease activity a, with the protein MASEQAPIRPGESTADLCDRLGPLARVCGAPLRAYGGLRQACAPVATLCAQGSADGVRAWLEQPGEGRILVIDGGVPEHALLGDRLAALGLANGWRGAIVHGAVRDVAALAGLDFAVLALGATPRRAAGGGAGAPGCTLELAGVRVAPGDWACLDRDGVVFVSARPGWETACSTRRP; encoded by the coding sequence ATGGCATCCGAGCAGGCGCCCATCCGGCCGGGCGAATCGACGGCCGACCTGTGCGACCGCCTGGGGCCGCTGGCGCGCGTGTGCGGCGCGCCGCTGCGCGCCTACGGCGGGCTGCGGCAGGCATGCGCCCCGGTGGCCACCCTGTGCGCGCAGGGCTCGGCGGACGGGGTGCGCGCGTGGCTGGAGCAGCCGGGCGAGGGCCGCATCCTGGTTATCGACGGCGGCGTGCCGGAGCATGCCCTGCTGGGCGACCGGCTGGCCGCGCTGGGGCTGGCGAACGGCTGGCGTGGCGCGATCGTGCACGGCGCGGTGCGCGACGTGGCGGCGCTGGCCGGCCTGGATTTTGCCGTGCTGGCGCTCGGGGCCACGCCGCGGCGCGCCGCCGGCGGCGGGGCGGGGGCGCCCGGCTGCACGCTGGAACTGGCCGGCGTGCGGGTGGCGCCCGGCGACTGGGCGTGCCTGGACCGCGACGGCGTGGTGTTCGTCAGCGCGCGGCCAGGATGGGAAACAGCTTGCTCAACCCGTCGGCCATGA